One window of the Wolbachia endosymbiont of Encarsia formosa genome contains the following:
- the argS gene encoding arginine--tRNA ligase yields MNIFKQISSLISSKLNELKRRGIINTSAENFIVEPPSNRAHGDIYTNVAMVLAKHEKKNPIEIAEVLAKEFELFDEVEKVEIAGPGFINMHLKIEVWHGILKQINELKTEFGTLNIGNNQAVNVEFVSANPTGPLHIGHARGAVFGDVLANLLKKVGYNVTKEYYINDAGVQIDTLIRSVYLRYKEALGEKISSIEKGLYPGEYLKPIGEGLAKKYGKELREEEDNRVIREYTLSSILEIIKEDMSLLGVNHDVFTSEYELRGKIEESIKILSDKGLVYEGYLEKPKGKESENWTSRKEMLFCSTKFGDDVDRALKKEDGSWTYFASDIAYHFDKISRGFNNMIVELGSDHGGYVKRLKAVVSALEEKIEVKLHNIVNFFENGKPVKMSKRSGNFLTARDVVEEVGRDITRFIMLTRKNDMVLDFDFAKVKEQSKDNPIFYVQYANARAHSLMRNAPRELPAADPSLLKKDGELFLIKTLAKWPDVVETAARLYEPHRITFYLLEVAEAFHVLWGYGKSDLNMRFILENNLNLTAARIFLVQALAYVIASGLSIFNIEPLEEMC; encoded by the coding sequence ATGAATATTTTCAAGCAGATTTCCTCTCTCATTTCCAGCAAATTAAATGAATTGAAGCGAAGGGGTATCATAAATACAAGTGCAGAAAATTTTATTGTAGAACCTCCAAGCAATAGAGCACATGGTGATATCTATACAAATGTTGCTATGGTGCTTGCAAAACATGAAAAGAAGAATCCCATTGAAATCGCAGAGGTTTTAGCTAAAGAGTTTGAACTTTTTGATGAAGTTGAAAAAGTGGAAATAGCAGGCCCTGGTTTCATCAACATGCACTTAAAAATAGAAGTGTGGCATGGAATTTTAAAACAAATAAATGAGCTAAAAACAGAGTTTGGCACTCTAAATATTGGAAATAACCAAGCTGTCAATGTTGAATTTGTATCTGCAAATCCAACAGGTCCTCTGCATATTGGTCATGCAAGAGGGGCAGTGTTTGGTGATGTTTTAGCAAATTTACTAAAGAAAGTTGGCTATAATGTTACTAAGGAGTACTATATCAATGATGCTGGAGTGCAGATAGATACGCTAATTCGGTCAGTATATTTGCGGTATAAGGAAGCTCTGGGAGAAAAAATCAGCAGCATCGAAAAAGGTTTATACCCAGGTGAATATTTAAAACCAATAGGGGAGGGGCTAGCTAAAAAATATGGCAAGGAGCTTAGAGAAGAGGAAGATAATCGAGTAATTAGAGAATATACTTTAAGTTCTATCTTGGAAATCATAAAGGAAGACATGAGCTTGCTCGGAGTAAATCATGATGTCTTTACTTCAGAGTATGAGCTACGTGGCAAAATTGAAGAGAGTATAAAGATATTGTCTGACAAGGGTCTAGTATATGAAGGGTACCTAGAAAAACCAAAAGGTAAAGAAAGTGAAAATTGGACTTCTAGAAAAGAAATGTTGTTTTGCTCCACAAAATTTGGTGATGATGTTGATCGTGCACTAAAAAAAGAGGATGGCAGTTGGACTTATTTTGCCTCAGATATCGCTTATCATTTTGATAAGATATCACGTGGCTTTAACAACATGATCGTGGAGCTTGGCAGTGACCACGGCGGTTATGTCAAAAGACTCAAAGCAGTTGTCTCTGCGCTAGAAGAAAAGATAGAGGTAAAACTGCATAATATTGTGAATTTTTTTGAGAATGGCAAACCTGTTAAGATGTCCAAAAGATCAGGAAACTTTCTTACAGCCAGGGATGTAGTGGAAGAGGTTGGTAGGGATATCACTCGTTTTATAATGTTAACACGCAAGAATGATATGGTCTTGGACTTTGATTTTGCTAAAGTTAAGGAACAGTCAAAAGATAATCCTATTTTTTATGTGCAATATGCGAACGCTCGTGCTCATTCGTTAATGCGTAATGCTCCAAGAGAGCTCCCAGCAGCAGACCCTTCACTTTTAAAGAAAGATGGAGAGCTATTCCTCATAAAAACCTTAGCAAAGTGGCCAGATGTGGTAGAAACAGCGGCAAGGCTTTATGAGCCACACAGAATTACTTTCTACTTACTTGAAGTTGCAGAAGCATTTCACGTTTTATGGGGATATGGCAAGAGTGATTTAAATATGCGGTTTATACTGGAGAATAACTTAAACCTCACCGCTGCAAGAATATTTCTTGTCCAAGCCTTAGCATACGTCATTGCTTCTGGACTTTCTATTTTCAATATAGAGCCCTTGGAAGAGATGTGTTAA
- a CDS encoding helix-turn-helix domain-containing protein, whose protein sequence is MDKTIQKVGSCRKEHYGISRFTLRKWYKRYEELGEKGLVDLSSKPKTSPLQKINESDEQLILHLRQTRKLGARNRVKTSI, encoded by the coding sequence TTGGATAAAACTATACAAAAAGTTGGGTCATGCAGGAAAGAGCATTATGGTATTTCACGTTTTACCTTACGTAAATGGTACAAACGTTATGAAGAGTTAGGTGAAAAAGGATTAGTAGATCTCAGTAGTAAGCCTAAAACTTCACCTTTGCAAAAGATCAATGAATCAGATGAGCAGCTTATTCTTCATCTAAGACAAACTAGAAAGCTAGGGGCAAGAAACCGAGTTAAGACGTCTATATGA